The following are from one region of the Mustela lutreola isolate mMusLut2 chromosome 7, mMusLut2.pri, whole genome shotgun sequence genome:
- the NMB gene encoding neuromedin-B isoform X1 → MTLRAGGSRLLGGLLLFALLAAGAAPLSWDPPEPRSRASKIRVHPRGNLWATGHFMGKKSLETPSPFLLGTAPHISLRDQRLQLSHDLPRILLLKKVLGMSLSSPAPHPQEAAGPDAAEGVPLMRKRRRHDLDCAHPGKVLSGTLVAAPSGCKTWAQMSVTPLL, encoded by the exons ATGACCCTGCGGGCGGGGGGTTCTCGGCTGCTCGGCGGACTCCTGCTCTTCGCTCTGCTCGCTGCCGGCGCCGCGCCGCTCAGCTGGGATCCCCCAGAGCCCCGCAGCCGGGCCAGCAAGATCCGAGTGCACCCTCGAGGCAACCTCTGGGCCACCG GTCACTTCATGGGTAAGAAGAGCCTGGAAACCCCCAGCCCATTCCTCTTGGGGACAGCTCCCCACATCTCCCTGAGGGACCAGAGACTCCAGCTGAGTCACGATCTTCCCAGGATCCTCCTGCTAAAGAAAGTTCTGGGCATGAGCCTTAGCAGTCCAGCACCTCACCCCCAG GAGGCTGCTGGCCCAGATGCTGCAGAAGGGGTGCCCCTAATGAGGAAGAGACGCCGACATGACTTAGACTGCGCACACCCAGGGAAGGTGCTGAGCGGGACCCTGGTGGCAGCCCCATCTGGATGTAAAACCTGGGCTCAAATGTCTGTTACTCCGTTACTGTGA
- the NMB gene encoding neuromedin-B isoform X2: MTLRAGGSRLLGGLLLFALLAAGAAPLSWDPPEPRSRASKIRVHPRGNLWATGHFMGKKSLETPSPFLLGTAPHISLRDQRLQLSHDLPRILLLKKVLGMSLSSPAPHPQYRRLLAQMLQKGCP; the protein is encoded by the exons ATGACCCTGCGGGCGGGGGGTTCTCGGCTGCTCGGCGGACTCCTGCTCTTCGCTCTGCTCGCTGCCGGCGCCGCGCCGCTCAGCTGGGATCCCCCAGAGCCCCGCAGCCGGGCCAGCAAGATCCGAGTGCACCCTCGAGGCAACCTCTGGGCCACCG GTCACTTCATGGGTAAGAAGAGCCTGGAAACCCCCAGCCCATTCCTCTTGGGGACAGCTCCCCACATCTCCCTGAGGGACCAGAGACTCCAGCTGAGTCACGATCTTCCCAGGATCCTCCTGCTAAAGAAAGTTCTGGGCATGAGCCTTAGCAGTCCAGCACCTCACCCCCAG TACAGGAGGCTGCTGGCCCAGATGCTGCAGAAGGGGTGCCCCTAA
- the WDR73 gene encoding WD repeat-containing protein 73: MESAEDWLVESLRLYQDFHAFDLSGATRVLEWIGDKGVFVAGYESLKKNEILHLILPLRLSVKENQGLCPERDFKVCHGGFSDASVFELKHVPDTRLLVTTGLPGSYLHVWQVAEDSDVIQAVSTIAVPEKEGGLWPRVAIFSSMAPGVLHGVRLCSLKVVDLESQKTTYTSGVSDSEELSSLQVLAADTFAFSCASGRLGLVDIRQKWAPSETISPGAGAAGGRWCAEVGGRGPGPSIASLGSNGQLCLFDPRDLSHPVSSAQCSVSAPSPDPELLRVTWAPGLDNCLAISGFDGTVQVYDATSWDGAGRQVEPLFTHRGHIFLEDNQTDTAPLVTTHTWHPHKSRTLLSAASDASLHVWDWVDSRAAH; encoded by the exons ATGGAGTCCGCGGAGGACTGGCTGGTGGAATCCTTGCGCTT GTACCAAGATTTCCATGCATTCGACCTTTCAGGAGCCACTCGAGTCCTCGAATGGATTGGTGACAAAG GAGTCTTCGTTGCTGGCTatgaaagcctgaaaaaaaatgagattcttCATCTCATACTACCTCTGAGACTTTCTGTAAAAGAAAACCAG GGCTTATGCCCAGAAAGAGATTTCAAGGTGTGCCACGGAGGGTTTTCAGACGCGTCTGTCTTTGAGCTGAAGCACGTGCCAGACACCAG GTTGCTGGTAACCACTGGTCTTCCGGGTTCTTACCTGCATGTGTGGCAGGTCGCAGAGGACAGTG ATGTCATTCAAGCAGTCAGCACCATCGCTGTGCCGGAGAAGGAGGGCGGTCTCTGGCCCAGGGTGGCCATCTTCTCTTCGATGGCACCCGGAGTCCTCCACGGGGTGAGGCTCTGCAGTCTGAAGGTCGTGGACCTGGAATCCCAGAAGACCACGTACACCTCAG GAGTCAGTGACAGTGAGGAGCTAAGCAGCCTACAGGTCCTGGCTGCAGACACCTTTGCCTTCAGCTGTGCCTCAGGCCGCCTGGGGCTTGTTGACATCCGCCAGAAGTGGGCGCCGTCAGAGACCATCAGCCCCGGGgctggggctgctggagggaggtggtgtgCCGAAGTTGGGGGCCGGGGCCCTGGGCCGAGCATTGCCAGCCTTGGCTCAAACGGGCAGCTCTGTCTCTTTGATCCCCGGGATCTCAGCCATCCTGTGAGCTCCGCCCAGTGCTCGGTGTCTGCACCCAGCCCTGACCCAGAGCTGCTGCGAGTGACTTGGGCTCCAGGCCTGGACAACTGCTTGGCCATTTCAG GTTTTGATGGGACAGTCCAGGTCTATGATGCCACATCTTGGGATGGAGCGGGGAGACAAGTAGAACCTCTCTTCACTCACAGAGGTCACATCTTCCTGGAGGACAATCAGACAGACACTGCTCCACTGGTCACTACCCACACGTGGCACCCCCACAAGTCACGGACTCTGTTATCAGCAGCGAGCGATGCCTCCCTGCACGTGTGGGACTGGGTGGACAGCCGCGCGGCCCACTGA